In Kogia breviceps isolate mKogBre1 chromosome 7, mKogBre1 haplotype 1, whole genome shotgun sequence, a single window of DNA contains:
- the PSMA1 gene encoding proteasome subunit alpha type-1, whose product MFRNQYDNDVTVWSPQGRIHQIEYAMEAVKQGSATVGLKSKTHAVLVALKRAQSELAAHQKKILHVDNHIGISIAGLTADARLLCNFMRQECLDSRFVFDRPLPVSRLVSLIGSKTQIPTQRYGRRPYGVGLLIAGYDDMGPHIFQTCPSANYFDCRAMSIGARSQSARTYLERHMSEFMECSLNELVKHGLRALRETLPAEQDLTTKNVSIGIVGKDLEFTIYDDDDVSPFLEGLEERPQRKTQPTQPADEPAEKADEPMEH is encoded by the exons ATG TTTCGCAACCAGTATGACAATGATGTCACTGTTTGGAGCCCTCAG ggCAGGATTCATCAAATTGAATATGCAATGGAAGCTGTCAAACAAGGTTCAGCCACAGTTGGTCTGAAATCGAAAACCCATGCAGTGTTGGTTGCGTTGAAG AGAGCACAGTCAGAACTTGCAgctcatcagaaaaaaattctcCATGTTGATAACCATATTGGTATCTCAATTGCGGGACTTACTGCTGATGCTAGATTGTTATG taaTTTTATGCGCCAGGAGTGTTTGGATTCCAGATTTGTATTTGACAGACCTCTTCCTGTGTCTCGTCTTGTGTCTCTAATTGGAAGCA AAACTCAGATACCAACGCAGCGATATGGCCGGAGACCATATGGTGTTGGGCTGCTTATTGCTGGTTATGAC gATATGGGCCCTCACATTTTCCAAACTTGTCCATCTGCTAACTATTTTGACTGCAGAGCTATGTCCATTGGAGCCCGTTCTCAGTCAGCTCGTACTTACTTGGAGAGACATATGTCAGAGTTTATGGAgt GCAGTTTGAATGAACTGGTTAAGCATGGTCTGCGTGCCTTACGGGAGACACTTCCTGCAGAACAGGACCTAACTACAAAG AATGTTTCCATTGGAATTGTTGGTAAAGACTTGGAGTTTACgatttatgatgatgatgatgtgtctCCATTCCTGGAAGGTCTTGAAGAAAgaccacagagaaagacacag CCTACTCAACCTGCTGATGAACCTGCAGAAAAGGCTGATGAACCAATGGAACATTAA